From a region of the Elusimicrobiota bacterium genome:
- the gatC gene encoding Asp-tRNA(Asn)/Glu-tRNA(Gln) amidotransferase subunit GatC translates to MKITRKDVEYVARLARLKLTEEEKEKFSSQLESIISYIDQLNELDTREIEPTSHILDLENAFREDEVKKSSAELIKQILNNAPDREGNFFKVKKVIE, encoded by the coding sequence ATGAAAATAACCAGAAAAGACGTTGAATATGTGGCGCGCCTTGCGAGGCTTAAGCTTACTGAAGAAGAGAAAGAAAAGTTCAGTTCGCAGCTTGAATCAATAATTTCGTATATAGATCAGCTTAATGAACTGGATACCAGAGAAATTGAGCCGACAAGCCATATCCTGGACCTGGAAAATGCTTTTAGGGAAGATGAGGTAAAAAAATCTTCGGCCGAGTTGATCAAGCAAATTTTAAATAACGCGCCAGATCGGGAAGGAAATTTCTTCAAAGTAAAAAAAGTCATAGAATAA
- the gatA gene encoding Asp-tRNA(Asn)/Glu-tRNA(Gln) amidotransferase subunit GatA has translation MPADYSKLSATELSQKIKSRQIKSAEVVSACLETIQAKDSKIKAFVSILEKEALKKAKTIDEKISKGDNVGILAGIPIAIKDNMNIKGFKTTCSSKILENYVAPYDAAVIEKLKEADAVFIGKTNLDEFAMGSSTENSAFQTTRNPWNTEYISGGSSGGSAAAVSASMAPLSLGSDTGGSIRQPAACCGVVGIKPTYGRVSRYGLVAFASSLDQIGPFSYSVEDAALLLRAISGYDKRDSTSANIDVPDYVSEIKKDINGIKIGLPKEYFIKGMDKEVEKAVRDAVKVFENLGAKISEISLPYTKYAVSVYYLIATSEASANLARYDGIKYGFKAEGTNLIDEYEKTRGAGFGAEVKRRIMLGTYALSSGYYDAYYGKAQKVRTLIKKDFDEAFKKVDIILTPTAPTPAFKIGEKAFDPLQMYLSDIFTISCNLAGLPGISIPCGFSASGLPIGLQILGKAFKEEDILRSAYQYEKNTEWNEKRPNI, from the coding sequence ATGCCGGCTGATTATTCAAAATTAAGCGCAACTGAACTTTCTCAAAAAATAAAATCTCGCCAGATAAAAAGCGCGGAAGTTGTTTCTGCTTGCCTTGAAACAATTCAAGCCAAAGATTCAAAAATAAAAGCTTTCGTGTCAATTCTAGAAAAAGAAGCCTTAAAAAAAGCTAAAACTATTGATGAGAAAATCTCTAAGGGCGATAATGTCGGCATTTTGGCCGGCATACCCATTGCGATAAAAGACAACATGAATATTAAAGGTTTCAAGACTACCTGTTCGTCAAAAATACTTGAAAACTATGTTGCGCCGTATGACGCGGCGGTGATTGAGAAACTGAAAGAGGCGGACGCAGTTTTTATCGGCAAGACGAATCTTGATGAATTTGCTATGGGTTCATCTACGGAAAATTCCGCGTTCCAGACAACAAGGAATCCTTGGAATACTGAATACATATCAGGCGGTTCTTCGGGCGGAAGCGCAGCAGCGGTATCCGCTTCTATGGCGCCATTATCATTGGGATCAGATACCGGCGGTTCAATAAGGCAGCCGGCGGCATGCTGCGGGGTGGTAGGCATAAAACCGACATACGGCAGAGTGTCCAGATACGGCCTGGTAGCATTTGCATCATCTTTAGACCAAATCGGGCCTTTTTCTTACTCAGTTGAAGATGCGGCTCTTCTGCTTCGGGCAATTTCCGGATACGACAAAAGAGATTCCACATCAGCGAATATCGATGTGCCGGATTACGTTTCTGAAATAAAAAAGGATATTAATGGCATAAAAATCGGGCTGCCGAAAGAATATTTTATTAAAGGAATGGACAAAGAGGTTGAAAAAGCCGTAAGGGATGCAGTAAAGGTTTTTGAGAATCTGGGAGCAAAGATTTCCGAAATTTCTCTTCCGTATACAAAATACGCGGTTTCGGTATACTATCTTATTGCAACTTCAGAAGCCTCGGCAAATCTTGCGCGTTATGACGGCATAAAATATGGTTTTAAGGCCGAAGGGACAAATCTTATTGACGAATATGAAAAGACCAGAGGCGCGGGTTTTGGCGCGGAAGTAAAAAGGCGAATAATGCTCGGCACATACGCCCTTTCGTCGGGGTATTATGACGCGTATTACGGAAAAGCGCAAAAAGTAAGGACCTTGATAAAAAAAGATTTTGACGAGGCTTTCAAAAAAGTTGATATTATATTGACTCCGACAGCGCCAACCCCTGCGTTTAAGATAGGAGAAAAAGCTTTTGATCCGCTTCAAATGTATTTATCGGATATTTTTACAATTTCGTGCAACCTTGCCGGACTGCCAGGGATATCAATCCCTTGCGGATTCTCTGCTTCAGGGCTTCCGATAGGCCTTCAAATTCTGGGAAAGGCATTTAAAGAAGAAGATATTTTGAGATCTGCTTATCAATATGAAAAAAACACTGAATGGAATGAAAAAAGACCGAACATTTAA
- a CDS encoding class A beta-lactamase-related serine hydrolase yields the protein MKKTLNGMKKDRTFKNYAVSFLTMPITWQWKKSAFFTRIWARGIIFIFSLVIISTSAYPIMDPNLSEDARLGSLERYVKFQRLSVEIQSYAMKFSGKLGIVIKDLQTKQSIEINSSNLFPSASLVKLPIMAAYFQAERDGKIDLSGELTLKKRHKARPKTAIYRMRAGSKIGIKDLIEAMITESDNTATNMLVEAIGFKYLNKGFAKFGLSKTDIRRGIMDLRKRNRGVENFTTPKDMAFFLESIYRGELVSSEASREMLKILKRQKINDRIPVSFPESIVIAHKTGLLSNAVSDVGIVFTRKGDFIICILTSEITSTRKAKKVIRRIAEYAYDLCYRSEI from the coding sequence ATGAAAAAAACACTGAATGGAATGAAAAAAGACCGAACATTTAAAAACTATGCAGTTTCTTTTTTAACAATGCCGATAACCTGGCAGTGGAAAAAGTCTGCTTTTTTTACTCGGATTTGGGCAAGAGGAATAATATTCATTTTTTCATTAGTAATAATTTCCACTTCTGCCTATCCTATTATGGATCCGAATTTATCAGAAGACGCCCGGCTAGGAAGCTTGGAACGTTATGTAAAGTTTCAAAGACTTTCAGTAGAAATACAGTCCTACGCAATGAAATTCAGCGGAAAACTCGGCATAGTCATAAAAGATCTTCAGACCAAACAGTCCATTGAAATAAATTCAAGTAATTTGTTTCCCAGCGCAAGCCTGGTTAAGCTTCCAATAATGGCAGCTTATTTTCAGGCCGAAAGAGACGGAAAAATCGATCTTTCCGGAGAACTTACTTTAAAGAAAAGGCACAAAGCCAGGCCAAAAACCGCGATATATAGAATGAGGGCTGGAAGCAAAATTGGAATCAAAGATTTGATAGAAGCAATGATAACGGAAAGCGACAACACGGCCACGAACATGCTGGTAGAAGCAATAGGTTTTAAATATTTGAACAAAGGTTTTGCTAAGTTCGGGCTTTCAAAAACTGACATCAGGCGCGGCATAATGGACCTTCGCAAAAGAAATAGAGGGGTTGAAAATTTCACAACGCCGAAAGATATGGCCTTTTTTCTTGAAAGCATATACCGCGGAGAGCTTGTAAGTTCTGAAGCATCAAGAGAAATGCTCAAGATACTCAAAAGGCAAAAAATCAATGACAGAATACCGGTAAGCTTTCCTGAATCAATTGTCATCGCGCATAAAACGGGGCTTCTTTCCAACGCTGTTTCGGATGTAGGAATAGTTTTTACCAGAAAAGGCGATTTTATAATCTGCATTTTAACTTCAGAAATTACAAGTACTAGAAAAGCAAAAAAGGTTATACGAAGAATTGCCGAATACGCTTATGATTTGTGCTACAGATCAGAAATATAG
- a CDS encoding PD-(D/E)XK nuclease family protein: MRTELNQIKRFSYTDILGWSVSRYDKFQTCKRQYYYDYYAKHDQEFPKEKIESLKKMTSIPLEIGNIFHDTVKILLERLLVSEKPVNNEKFLDYIHKMTEQYCKVKIFREVYYKEKEKIETDKIFENLKNIANNFIESRRYQWILKEAVSNKTGWIIEPPGYGETRINGIKAYCKVDFLFPVKEKLYILDWKTGKPDERKHKKQLVGYATWAYFHFEANPENIHPIIVYLQPSFSEMELSVKAEEIQQYSEAVKKETEELHSFCKDIGLNIPKEKEEFQKTENLPVCRFCNYRELCDR, from the coding sequence ATGCGAACAGAGTTAAATCAAATCAAAAGGTTTTCATATACCGATATTTTAGGATGGTCGGTTTCGCGTTATGATAAGTTCCAGACGTGCAAGCGTCAGTACTATTACGATTATTACGCAAAACATGACCAGGAATTTCCAAAGGAAAAAATTGAATCATTAAAAAAAATGACATCTATTCCTCTTGAAATTGGGAATATTTTTCATGATACGGTAAAAATTCTTTTGGAAAGGCTTCTTGTAAGCGAAAAGCCCGTTAATAATGAAAAATTCCTGGATTACATCCATAAGATGACCGAGCAATACTGCAAAGTCAAGATATTTCGCGAAGTTTATTACAAAGAAAAAGAAAAAATTGAAACGGATAAAATATTTGAAAACCTTAAAAATATAGCAAATAATTTTATTGAAAGCCGCAGATACCAATGGATACTGAAAGAAGCCGTAAGCAACAAAACCGGATGGATAATTGAACCTCCGGGATACGGCGAAACAAGGATAAACGGGATAAAAGCATATTGTAAGGTGGATTTTCTTTTTCCTGTGAAAGAAAAACTTTATATCCTGGATTGGAAGACAGGCAAACCGGACGAAAGAAAACATAAAAAACAGCTTGTTGGCTACGCAACCTGGGCATATTTTCATTTTGAAGCAAATCCTGAAAACATACATCCTATTATTGTTTATCTTCAGCCAAGTTTTTCGGAAATGGAACTATCGGTAAAAGCGGAAGAGATTCAACAATATTCTGAAGCAGTAAAAAAGGAAACCGAAGAACTGCATTCATTTTGTAAAGATATAGGCCTCAACATACCTAAAGAAAAAGAAGAATTTCAAAAAACAGAAAATTTGCCCGTATGCAGGTTCTGTAACTACCGCGAACTATGCGACAGATGA
- a CDS encoding UvrD-helicase domain-containing protein — MELSLDNLNQFQKEAVLHKFGPLLIFAGAGTGKTRVITYRIAYLLSQGVSPWDILAVTFTNKAADEMRKRVDLLVPGKGRSVWISTFHSFCAQLLRVEAQNIKLKNDFLIYDDSDQKQVLRGCIQELNLDEKKFKPGRFIELISRAKDDLLDADSYEIHSEVSNDQHRQVSALVYKLYQKKLDTAGALDFGDLLMKTVFAFRDNELLREKYQERFKHLLVDEYQDTNHAQYLLTKYISGKHKNICVVGDDDQSIYSWRGADIKNILDFEKDYPDCRMIKIEQNYRSTPNILSSAWKVIQGNEARVDKKLWTENSEGNNVKIIENLNEIEEAQRIVDEINLLRSQNKCSLNSFAVFYRTNAQSRVFEDAFRRAGIPYAVIGTLRFYERAEVKDIIAYLRLVHNSDDDISFKRIVNVPRRGIGKTSLAILSEYAQSNSISLWGSLNNLSEIILPPNAVKRLREFKKLIEELKAEKNKMTVGEIAKNILEKTGYIKELEEEDSIESHNRIENIYELLNAVSEFEKISPDKSLSGYLTSISLISDIDELKDDSEKVTLMTVHLAKGLEYKTVFIVGLEEGLFPIGEASFEKDELEEERRLMYVGMTRAKENLYLSWASERRVYGKVRWNLPSRFIEESGVEPSSQKSPVIDDQRDAVLHFKEEEFENQAEQKSPYSLGGRVRHIQFGAGRIIDKSGAGDELKLVVLFDTGQWKKLLVKYANLRLLPEQQSHPERSEGSPDT; from the coding sequence ATGGAACTATCCCTAGACAACCTTAATCAATTTCAAAAGGAAGCGGTCCTTCACAAGTTCGGGCCGCTTTTGATATTTGCCGGCGCCGGCACAGGCAAAACGCGGGTTATAACTTACCGAATAGCATATCTTTTAAGCCAGGGAGTTTCGCCCTGGGACATACTTGCCGTTACCTTTACTAACAAAGCTGCCGATGAAATGAGGAAAAGGGTGGATCTTCTTGTCCCGGGAAAAGGAAGAAGCGTGTGGATATCCACATTCCATTCTTTTTGCGCGCAATTGCTGCGCGTTGAAGCGCAAAATATAAAGCTGAAAAACGATTTTCTAATTTATGACGACTCTGACCAAAAACAGGTTTTAAGAGGATGTATACAAGAGCTGAATCTTGATGAGAAGAAATTTAAGCCCGGACGTTTCATTGAACTTATATCAAGAGCGAAAGACGATCTTTTGGATGCGGACTCCTATGAAATTCATTCAGAAGTTTCAAATGACCAGCATCGGCAGGTAAGCGCGCTGGTTTATAAGCTTTATCAAAAAAAACTGGATACGGCCGGCGCTCTTGATTTTGGCGACCTTTTGATGAAAACCGTGTTTGCTTTTAGAGATAACGAGCTTTTAAGAGAAAAGTATCAGGAACGCTTCAAACATCTTCTTGTGGACGAATACCAGGATACGAACCATGCCCAGTATCTTTTGACAAAATATATTTCAGGAAAACATAAAAATATCTGCGTAGTCGGAGATGACGACCAGTCCATTTATTCATGGCGCGGCGCGGACATTAAAAACATTCTTGATTTTGAGAAGGATTACCCGGATTGCCGAATGATAAAAATTGAGCAGAACTACCGTTCTACCCCCAATATTTTATCTTCCGCGTGGAAAGTTATTCAAGGTAACGAGGCGCGGGTAGATAAAAAGCTCTGGACCGAAAATTCCGAAGGGAACAATGTCAAAATAATTGAAAACCTAAATGAAATAGAAGAAGCCCAGCGGATAGTTGACGAAATAAATTTATTACGGTCTCAAAATAAATGTTCGCTGAACAGTTTCGCGGTATTTTACAGGACAAATGCGCAGTCTCGTGTTTTTGAAGACGCTTTCAGGCGCGCCGGCATTCCCTACGCGGTAATAGGGACTCTCCGGTTTTACGAACGCGCTGAAGTTAAAGACATCATTGCTTATTTAAGGCTTGTTCACAATAGTGATGACGATATAAGCTTTAAAAGGATAGTAAATGTTCCGCGCCGGGGCATAGGAAAAACTTCTCTGGCTATTTTGAGCGAATATGCCCAATCTAACAGCATATCTTTGTGGGGCTCATTGAATAATTTATCGGAAATTATTTTGCCTCCGAATGCCGTAAAAAGGCTAAGAGAATTTAAAAAGCTTATAGAAGAATTAAAAGCTGAAAAAAACAAAATGACGGTTGGCGAAATCGCTAAAAATATTCTTGAAAAAACAGGGTATATAAAAGAGCTGGAAGAAGAAGACAGTATTGAATCTCACAACAGGATAGAAAATATCTACGAACTTTTGAATGCTGTATCGGAATTTGAAAAAATATCTCCCGATAAATCTCTTTCGGGATACCTGACTTCAATATCTTTGATCAGCGATATAGACGAATTAAAGGACGATTCTGAAAAAGTTACTCTTATGACGGTTCATCTGGCTAAAGGGCTGGAGTATAAGACGGTTTTTATTGTGGGGTTGGAGGAAGGGCTTTTTCCTATAGGGGAAGCGTCGTTTGAAAAGGATGAGCTTGAAGAAGAAAGGCGGCTGATGTATGTGGGAATGACGAGAGCGAAGGAAAATCTTTATTTGAGCTGGGCTTCCGAGCGGAGGGTTTACGGAAAAGTGAGATGGAACCTTCCGTCCCGTTTTATTGAAGAATCAGGAGTTGAACCTTCATCGCAGAAAAGCCCTGTAATAGACGATCAAAGGGATGCCGTTCTGCATTTTAAGGAAGAAGAGTTTGAAAATCAGGCTGAACAAAAAAGCCCGTACAGTCTTGGAGGAAGAGTCCGGCATATACAGTTCGGAGCGGGAAGGATAATTGACAAGTCCGGCGCGGGAGATGAGTTAAAACTTGTGGTTTTGTTTGATACGGGCCAGTGGAAAAAACTGCTTGTAAAATATGCTAATCTGAGATTGTTGCCGGAACAACAATCTCACCCTGAGCGTAGCGAAGGGTCTCCCGACACGTGA
- the gatB gene encoding Asp-tRNA(Asn)/Glu-tRNA(Gln) amidotransferase subunit GatB, with amino-acid sequence MEFETIIGLEVHAQLKTSSKLFCGCPTEINVEPNSNICPVCTGQPGVLPVLNRKVVEYIIKTAVALNCSINKKSIFARKQYFYPDLPKNYQISQYEFPVCEHGFLEITLNESKKKIGITRIHLEEDAGKLLHAIGSRELDYSLVDYNRTGVPLMEIVSDADLRSPEEAYEYLSALKNILEYLEVSDCNMEEGKFRCDANISLRPVGQKEYGVKTELKNMNSLSGVRDALKYEVVRQSENLGSGQKIVQETRLWDAETKSSRSMRSKEEAHDYRYFPEPDLLPINLDENFIEGLKKTLPELPKQKFNRFVKEFGLSEYDAKVITADKYLADFYENALKEASKEVSVGDASKPIANWLTTELMGKLNASNKTIKESAVSSKNLAELVCLIIDGTISGKIGKTVFEEMMGTGKDPSAIVKEKGLVQISDQAAIKKLCGEAVLENPKAVEEFRAGKERALGALVGAVMKKSKGKANPQLVNEILQKLLGK; translated from the coding sequence ATGGAATTTGAAACAATAATAGGCCTTGAAGTTCATGCCCAGCTAAAAACTTCCTCAAAATTATTTTGCGGCTGCCCCACCGAAATAAACGTTGAACCAAATTCAAATATTTGCCCGGTGTGTACAGGCCAGCCCGGAGTTTTGCCGGTACTAAACAGGAAGGTAGTAGAATATATTATCAAAACCGCCGTAGCGTTGAATTGTTCTATAAATAAAAAGTCAATTTTTGCCCGCAAGCAGTATTTCTATCCTGATCTCCCCAAAAATTATCAAATTTCCCAATACGAGTTTCCGGTCTGCGAGCACGGATTTTTGGAAATAACGCTGAATGAGTCAAAGAAAAAAATCGGAATAACACGCATTCATTTGGAAGAGGATGCGGGAAAACTTCTGCACGCTATCGGCTCGCGCGAGCTTGATTATTCTCTTGTAGATTATAACCGCACCGGAGTCCCTTTAATGGAGATAGTTTCTGACGCAGACCTGAGGTCGCCTGAAGAAGCGTATGAGTATCTTTCGGCGCTAAAAAATATTCTTGAATATTTAGAAGTATCTGACTGCAACATGGAAGAAGGAAAATTCAGGTGCGACGCAAATATTTCCCTGCGTCCGGTAGGACAAAAGGAGTATGGCGTAAAAACCGAGTTGAAGAATATGAATTCGCTTTCCGGAGTTCGGGACGCTCTGAAATATGAGGTTGTAAGGCAGTCCGAAAATTTAGGGTCCGGCCAAAAAATCGTTCAGGAAACCCGGCTTTGGGACGCAGAAACTAAATCCAGCCGTTCAATGAGATCCAAAGAAGAAGCGCATGATTATAGATATTTCCCCGAACCCGATCTTTTGCCTATAAATCTTGACGAAAATTTTATTGAAGGCCTCAAAAAAACTCTGCCTGAACTGCCCAAACAAAAATTTAACAGGTTTGTTAAAGAATTCGGGCTTTCAGAATATGACGCAAAAGTTATAACTGCAGATAAATATTTGGCTGATTTTTATGAAAACGCTTTAAAAGAGGCGTCCAAAGAAGTGAGTGTTGGCGATGCGTCCAAACCTATAGCTAACTGGCTCACCACTGAGCTGATGGGAAAACTAAACGCATCCAATAAAACGATAAAAGAATCCGCTGTTTCATCAAAAAATCTTGCGGAGCTGGTTTGCCTTATAATTGACGGCACAATTTCCGGAAAAATCGGCAAAACTGTTTTTGAGGAAATGATGGGTACCGGAAAAGACCCATCGGCAATTGTAAAGGAAAAAGGGCTCGTTCAGATTTCAGATCAGGCCGCAATAAAGAAATTATGCGGGGAAGCGGTTTTAGAAAACCCCAAAGCTGTTGAAGAATTTCGGGCCGGCAAAGAACGCGCCCTGGGAGCGCTGGTGGGCGCAGTAATGAAAAAATCCAAAGGAAAAGCTAACCCGCAGCTTGTGAATGAAATTCTTCAAAAACTTTTAGGCAAGTAA
- a CDS encoding magnesium transporter CorA family protein: MIRAIYLKNGESSTETRVENLPAILAKNPTLLWVDIVIENNSFTNEEISLLTETFKFHELSIEDCLFPQYHPKIEEFENYVFAAIHGVRVKAKDLSDFEDAIYEVDIFIGKNFLITVHSGEILFIDSMFEKAKLKPQVELKSLENLLYNIFQRIIVSFESALDKIGDRFDQLEDKLLENPTKETMQELFSIKKVLLNFRKISEPQQNVYIYFTRETLGFITKEQTAYFRDIFFQFVRINQSLSSHNQMIGSMLEVYVSGVTLKLNEVIKFLTVIATIFLPALLITSYYGMNVLPFAEHRIFGNENVWYFAFFMIVLTTFLTYLFIKRKKWF; the protein is encoded by the coding sequence ATGATAAGGGCTATTTATTTAAAAAACGGAGAAAGTTCTACGGAAACAAGAGTGGAAAATTTGCCTGCTATCCTGGCTAAAAATCCTACTCTTTTATGGGTTGATATTGTTATTGAAAACAACAGTTTTACCAACGAGGAGATAAGCCTTCTTACGGAAACCTTTAAATTTCACGAGCTTTCAATAGAAGACTGCCTGTTCCCTCAGTATCATCCTAAAATTGAAGAGTTTGAAAATTATGTTTTTGCGGCTATACACGGCGTAAGAGTAAAAGCCAAAGATTTGTCTGATTTTGAAGACGCAATTTACGAGGTTGACATATTTATAGGCAAGAATTTTCTGATTACAGTTCACTCGGGGGAAATACTTTTTATTGACTCAATGTTTGAAAAAGCCAAACTAAAACCGCAGGTTGAACTAAAAAGCCTGGAAAATCTTTTATATAATATTTTTCAAAGGATCATAGTAAGCTTTGAATCGGCTCTTGATAAAATCGGGGACAGGTTTGACCAGCTTGAAGATAAACTTTTGGAAAATCCGACAAAGGAGACAATGCAAGAGCTTTTTTCAATTAAAAAAGTTCTATTAAATTTCAGGAAAATATCGGAACCCCAGCAGAATGTATATATATATTTTACGAGAGAAACTTTAGGATTCATTACAAAAGAGCAAACAGCTTATTTTAGGGACATTTTTTTCCAGTTCGTTAGAATAAACCAGTCTCTTTCTTCGCATAACCAGATGATTGGCAGCATGCTGGAAGTATACGTGTCCGGCGTAACGCTTAAACTTAACGAAGTAATAAAATTTCTTACTGTAATTGCGACAATATTTTTGCCCGCGCTTCTAATTACAAGCTATTACGGAATGAACGTCTTGCCTTTCGCGGAACACAGGATATTTGGAAACGAAAATGTATGGTATTTTGCGTTTTTTATGATTGTTTTAACAACATTTTTAACATACTTGTTTATAAAAAGGAAAAAGTGGTTTTAA